In a genomic window of Sutcliffiella sp. FSL R7-0096:
- a CDS encoding cell division protein FtsK — protein sequence MLIDYLIKFKNYIMDVRESEDLSLEDKKYIEKAPKQNPYGLFTMLIGGIAFTFGNKYVLIPIISIVFGLVTIRTFEKAKEDNIWPFYIGIGLSVIGLVMYMMGYSNNLIF from the coding sequence ATGTTAATTGATTATCTGATTAAGTTTAAAAATTATATTATGGATGTTCGTGAAAGTGAAGATCTCTCATTGGAAGATAAAAAATATATTGAAAAGGCACCTAAGCAAAATCCTTACGGCTTATTTACTATGTTGATTGGCGGCATTGCGTTTACATTTGGTAATAAATATGTATTGATACCGATTATTTCTATAGTTTTTGGTCTTGTTACAATTCGTACATTCGAAAAAGCTAAAGAAGATAATATTTGGCCATTCTATATTGGAATAGGGCTATCAGTAATTGGACTTGTTATGTATATGATGGGATATAGTAATAATTTGATTTTTTAA
- a CDS encoding antibiotic biosynthesis monooxygenase has translation MILEAVMLQVKKGMEQEYEEAFRKASIIISSMKGYLSHELQRCMEAKGKYLLLVSWETLEDHTVGFRRSYEYQEWKNALHHFYDPFPTVEHFQKVELS, from the coding sequence ATGATATTAGAAGCTGTCATGCTACAAGTTAAAAAAGGTATGGAACAGGAATATGAGGAAGCTTTTCGTAAGGCATCAATAATTATTTCATCGATGAAAGGCTATTTATCCCACGAATTACAGCGTTGTATGGAAGCTAAGGGGAAGTATTTATTATTAGTGAGTTGGGAAACTTTAGAAGATCATACAGTCGGATTTAGAAGATCATACGAATATCAAGAATGGAAAAATGCGCTCCATCATTTTTATGATCCATTCCCGACAGTTGAGCACTTTCAAAAAGTGGAACTTTCGTAA
- a CDS encoding GNAT family N-acetyltransferase, with protein sequence MVNDVKIEQVKSIGEHIDELSELLIHTVEDGASIGFLPPLKLSEATKYWESALRPEVILFVAKINNQIAGCVQLQLCTKQNGGHRAEIAKLMTHPNYRRNGIGRILMQKIEEKAKMDGMSLLVLDTREGDPSTSLGYIQAGRIPNYGISASGKLDATIFYYKSLS encoded by the coding sequence TTGGTTAATGATGTAAAAATCGAACAAGTAAAATCAATTGGAGAACATATTGATGAGCTTTCAGAACTTTTGATACATACAGTAGAAGATGGTGCGTCAATTGGCTTTTTACCACCATTGAAACTTTCAGAGGCTACAAAATATTGGGAAAGCGCATTAAGACCTGAAGTAATTCTATTCGTCGCAAAAATAAATAATCAAATTGCAGGGTGTGTACAATTACAATTATGCACCAAGCAAAACGGTGGTCATAGAGCCGAAATCGCAAAATTAATGACACACCCTAATTATCGACGTAATGGTATTGGACGTATACTAATGCAAAAGATTGAAGAAAAGGCAAAGATGGATGGTATGTCGTTATTGGTTCTAGATACAAGAGAAGGAGACCCTTCTACTTCATTAGGTTACATTCAGGCTGGAAGGATTCCTAATTATGGAATATCTGCGAGTGGCAAATTAGATGCAACTATTTTCTATTATAAAAGCCTCAGTTAA
- a CDS encoding alpha/beta hydrolase, with translation MKKEVMFIHSAGPQEGKQGSSQLIAYLQKSISSDYSFSSPAMPDPENPSYDLWENVLKEKLSELNGSVILIGHSLGGSVLLKYLSEGNCNLTISGLFLMGSPYWGLDKEWLFKEFELSDKFATRLPQISQIYLYHSRNDEVVPFSHFEHYAYKLPHAKARIFENYGHLFQDDLPELVQDIEAINR, from the coding sequence TTGAAAAAGGAAGTAATGTTTATTCACAGCGCAGGACCCCAGGAAGGGAAACAGGGAAGTAGCCAACTAATCGCCTACTTACAAAAATCGATCAGTTCGGATTACAGTTTTTCCTCCCCTGCCATGCCAGATCCTGAAAACCCGAGTTATGATTTATGGGAGAACGTATTAAAAGAGAAACTTTCTGAGTTAAATGGTTCCGTTATTTTAATCGGCCATTCACTAGGTGGATCTGTCCTCCTAAAGTATCTCTCAGAAGGAAATTGTAATTTAACCATCTCTGGTTTGTTTTTGATGGGATCGCCGTACTGGGGCCTGGATAAAGAGTGGCTATTTAAAGAATTTGAACTCTCCGATAAATTTGCTACAAGACTACCTCAAATCTCACAAATCTATCTATATCATAGTCGAAATGATGAAGTAGTACCTTTTTCTCATTTTGAACACTATGCCTATAAACTTCCACACGCGAAGGCAAGGATCTTCGAGAACTACGGGCATTTATTTCAAGATGATCTGCCTGAACTTGTTCAAGATATCGAAGCAATAAATCGTTAA
- a CDS encoding class I SAM-dependent methyltransferase: protein MADLGCGTGRLTSHFAKANYHISAIDPNEEAIVHAKNKEYPGDVSWIVGDSSYLQTSTYDAVTMTANVAQVFLTDKSWQHVISDVYRALKPGGSFIFDSRNPLAKEWEKWEIDKTPDVATNQVSGEPLEIWTEYEGFIEDVYTFYETVKNPRTNEVIVQEKMQLKFRTQEEFYKSLQQVGFSEIQVYGDWEFKQATVENKSIIFHGIK, encoded by the coding sequence ATTGCAGATCTGGGCTGTGGAACAGGAAGATTGACATCTCATTTTGCGAAAGCAAACTATCATATTTCAGCTATTGATCCGAATGAAGAAGCTATTGTACATGCGAAAAATAAAGAGTATCCAGGCGATGTGAGTTGGATAGTCGGAGATAGCTCATATTTACAAACCAGTACATATGATGCCGTTACTATGACAGCGAATGTTGCTCAAGTATTTCTTACGGATAAAAGTTGGCAGCATGTCATATCAGATGTTTATCGAGCCTTAAAACCAGGAGGATCTTTTATTTTTGATTCACGTAACCCATTAGCAAAAGAGTGGGAAAAATGGGAAATAGATAAGACTCCTGATGTTGCAACGAATCAGGTAAGTGGCGAACCACTTGAGATTTGGACGGAATATGAGGGGTTTATAGAAGATGTTTACACCTTTTATGAAACTGTTAAAAATCCACGTACAAATGAAGTAATAGTTCAAGAAAAAATGCAATTGAAATTTCGAACACAAGAAGAATTTTATAAATCATTACAACAAGTAGGATTCTCAGAAATACAAGTTTATGGGGA
- a CDS encoding OsmC family protein, translating into MAEHHFHLKAHWPGLRNDVGKIEADHLVTKISIPKEMNGPGIGTNPDEMLLGAAATCYIITLAAMMERSQIEKDGLTMESEAIVDVTDGVFTYKKIIHRPKIVLKQNASDRDKKVAQKIAEKAEKSCMISRAVQGNVDIKLEVTIKTA; encoded by the coding sequence ATGGCAGAGCATCATTTTCATTTAAAGGCGCATTGGCCTGGACTACGTAATGATGTAGGGAAAATCGAAGCCGATCATTTAGTGACAAAAATCTCTATACCAAAAGAAATGAACGGTCCCGGTATTGGTACAAATCCTGACGAAATGCTCCTTGGGGCAGCAGCAACATGTTATATTATTACACTTGCTGCGATGATGGAACGTAGTCAGATAGAGAAAGATGGATTAACGATGGAATCAGAAGCAATCGTTGATGTGACAGATGGTGTATTTACATATAAAAAAATTATCCATCGACCAAAAATAGTATTGAAACAAAATGCTTCCGATCGAGACAAAAAGGTGGCACAAAAGATTGCGGAAAAAGCTGAAAAATCTTGTATGATTAGCCGTGCAGTTCAAGGCAATGTGGATATTAAATTAGAAGTAACTATTAAAACTGCTTAA
- a CDS encoding isochorismatase family protein encodes MKQALIIIDAQQELIDGSVKENPVRNKDALLNNINLVVEKALALGIELIFIRDLDVAEGKGIGFEIHSEIQVPASAKIFDKSATNAFFGTPLLNKLKENEIKHIIIMGCKTEHCIDTAVRMGTVNGLDVTLVGDGHSTTDSDVLTAEQIVNHHNKILHGHYNVDHFSVVRTTNEDLFQPIHDNYR; translated from the coding sequence TTGAAACAAGCTTTAATCATTATTGATGCTCAACAAGAACTAATAGATGGTAGCGTAAAAGAAAATCCAGTCCGTAACAAAGATGCATTATTGAATAACATTAATCTGGTCGTTGAAAAAGCATTAGCGCTAGGAATAGAGCTTATCTTTATTAGAGATTTGGATGTTGCTGAAGGGAAAGGGATTGGATTTGAGATTCATTCAGAGATTCAAGTTCCAGCATCTGCCAAGATCTTTGATAAAAGTGCTACCAATGCCTTTTTTGGAACACCGCTCTTAAACAAATTAAAAGAAAATGAGATTAAGCATATCATAATAATGGGGTGCAAAACAGAACATTGTATTGATACAGCTGTAAGAATGGGAACCGTTAATGGTTTGGATGTAACATTAGTTGGTGACGGACATTCTACAACAGATTCTGATGTTCTGACCGCAGAACAAATCGTAAATCATCATAATAAAATTCTGCATGGCCACTACAATGTTGACCATTTTTCTGTTGTTCGAACTACTAATGAAGATTTGTTTCAACCAATCCATGACAATTACCGATAA
- the mraY gene encoding phospho-N-acetylmuramoyl-pentapeptide-transferase, whose translation MSNQIIPSLIAFVVVSILSPLLIAVLRKLRFIQPIRKELPSDHQLKKGTPLMFGIILFVGIIVSILFSPTPLMYFLSITYILFSFIGFLDDFWKASRQDPGGVSGKTKLILQFIFTGILLFYVINELGVDTSINILKNISLDLPMVLYVIVITLFVVGSANAINFTDGLDGLLGVVAIPTYFFFFMVSDRSEVQIFCLIMIGCLLGFLIYNIYPAKAFMGDTGSLAIGGSLSFLAVLEKVEILIPILFFIYFAEQLSVILQVSSFKLTHKRIFRMTPIHYHFGLKYGWSETTIVTVFGFISWFCAFICLAYWRFLLNP comes from the coding sequence GTGAGTAATCAAATAATCCCATCGTTAATTGCTTTTGTAGTTGTTTCAATTTTATCTCCACTATTAATTGCTGTTTTGAGAAAACTTAGGTTCATTCAACCGATAAGAAAAGAACTTCCTTCAGATCATCAGTTAAAAAAAGGCACTCCGTTAATGTTTGGAATTATTCTTTTTGTAGGAATTATCGTATCAATTCTTTTTTCACCTACTCCATTAATGTATTTCTTGTCCATTACCTACATTCTTTTTAGTTTTATTGGGTTTTTGGATGATTTTTGGAAAGCTTCTCGTCAAGATCCAGGAGGGGTATCAGGTAAGACCAAACTTATTCTTCAATTTATTTTTACTGGCATTTTGCTTTTTTACGTGATCAACGAACTAGGCGTAGACACCAGCATTAATATTTTAAAAAATATTTCCTTGGATCTTCCAATGGTGTTATATGTCATTGTCATTACCTTATTTGTCGTAGGTTCTGCAAATGCCATAAATTTTACGGATGGATTAGACGGTCTTTTAGGAGTTGTTGCAATCCCTACATACTTTTTCTTTTTTATGGTCTCAGACAGATCAGAGGTGCAAATTTTTTGTTTAATTATGATTGGATGTTTACTCGGATTTCTTATTTATAATATATATCCTGCAAAAGCTTTTATGGGGGATACTGGATCATTAGCTATAGGTGGATCGCTTTCATTTCTTGCTGTTCTTGAGAAAGTTGAAATTTTAATCCCCATTTTATTCTTTATATATTTTGCTGAACAACTTTCGGTTATTTTACAAGTTTCCTCATTTAAACTTACTCATAAGCGTATTTTCAGAATGACACCGATTCATTATCACTTTGGCTTAAAATATGGGTGGTCCGAAACTACAATTGTCACGGTTTTTGGATTTATTTCTTGGTTTTGTGCTTTTATCTGTTTAGCTTATTGGAGATTTCTTCTAAATCCATAA